Below is a genomic region from Pseudomonas svalbardensis.
TCGATCACACATTATGTGTCTGGCGCTAATCCTGTGGGAGCGAGCCTGCTCGCGAAGGCGTCAGCTCAGTCACCGCCAATACTGGCCAATGCCACCCGCAACCGCCCCGCACTCGCCCGCGGGCAATTCAACTGAACCCGCTCAAGCCCCAACCAATCCGCCATTCGCCGCAGATTGACCGCCAACGCCAGCATCCCCTCCTCATCCAGCCCCGGCTCTTCCTCATGCACAGCGTGCACCGCCAGCCTGCCCAACGCCCGCTCGGCGCGCAGATCCACCCGCGCGGCAATCCGCTCATTGTGTAAAAACGGCAACACGTAATAGCCGTAGACCCGCTTGTCCTGCGGCGTATAAATCTCCAGCCGATAGCGGAAATCGAACAGGCGCTCGGTGCGACTGCGCTCCCAGATCAGTGAGTCGAAGGGTGAAAGCAAGGCGCTGGCTTCGACCTTGCGCGGCACTTTGGGCTCAGGCAGACAGTAAGCGGGCTGCCGCCAGCCCTGGACTTCACAGCTAAACAATTCACCCGCCTCCACCAGTTCCGCCAAGCGCGGACGGGCATCACCGGGACTCAGACGAAAATAATCCCGCAGATCCTTTTCAGTCGCCACACCCAAGGCACTCGCGGCATGCAGCAACAGGCCGCGCAGGGCCTCGGCCTCACTCAGCAACGGCTGCGCAAGAATCGCCGAAGGAATCACCCGCTCCGGCAGATCATAAAGCCGCTCGAACCCGCGTCGCCCGGCCACGGTCACTTCACCGGCGGCGAACAACCATTCCAGCGCATGCTTTTCCGCGCTCCAGTCCCACCAGGGACCTGCCCGTTCCTGACGGGTCGACAGACTTCCGGCACCCAGCGCGCCCAGTTCCTGAACCGAGGCCAGCACCCGGCGTATCGTGTCCTGCCGCTCCTGACCGAAACGTGCCAATTGCTGGTAGATATCTTCACCACGGGTCGCGCGCAGCATGCGCCAGCGCATCAACGGGTACATCGACAAGGGCAGCAACGAGGCTTCATGCCCCCAATATTCGAAGAGCGTACGTCGCCGACCCGAACTCCAGGCAGCCTGGTCGAGCAAGTCGGATGAGTAATTGCCGAGGCGGGAAAACAAGGGAAGGTAGTGCGAACGCACCAATGCATTGACCGAATCGATCTGCAGAATGCCCAGCCGTTCAATCAGACGATTGAGCTGAACCGGTTTGATCGCCGCTGGCGGCTGGCGCCCGTTGAACCCTTGGGCGGCCAGCGCCAGACGCCGAGCCTGTTTGATGGAAAAGGACAGTGTTGCGGGCATGAGCATCTCCTTGTCTGCTCGCAACCTACCTCACCGGGAGACGGTTTGTGTAGTTGTGTATGACTCATTTGTGCATCGGGTCATCCCAGAATGGGCGGATGGCTTCGTGCTCGACATCCGCACGACTGAGTCCGATGTCCTTCAACGCTTCATCACTCATGCCCGCCAACATTTCACGTTCACGGTGCAGTTCGTACCAGCGATTGAATTTGTGCAGCAAATCGGAGATCAGGTGCACCGAGTGTTTTTCTACGTCGACATAACCTTTTTGACCTTTCATCTTGTTGCCCTCCGTTTGGGTGGCTCAAGTGTCGCGCCGGGGCTAAGATCAATCCAACGAATGTTTCTTATGTAATACATCTCGGAGATTGATGAATGTCTGCCTACCCGAGTATCGATACCGAAGTGCTGCGTACCTTTGTCGCCATCGCCGACCAGGGCGGTTTTACCCGCGCTGGCGAGTTGGTCAACCGCACTCAGTCCGCCGTGAGCATGCAGATGAAGCGGCTGGAAGAGGATGTGTTGCAGCGTCAATTGTTCCAGCGCGACGGACGGCAGGTGCGGTTGACGGCTGAGGGTCAGGTGTTGCTCGGCTATGCCCGGCGCATCCTCAAGCTGCACAGTGAGGTGTTCAATACGTTGCGCGAGCCGCACATGGTCGGCATGGTCCGCATTGGCACGCCGGACGATTACGTGATGCGTTTTTTGCCGGGGATTCTGCGGCGATTTGCCCAGACGTATCCGCTGATCCAGATCGAAGTGCACTGCGAATCATCAAAACAATTGCTGCTGCGCCAGGACCTGGACTTGACCATCGTCACCCGCGAACCGGGCAACGAGATCGGCCAATTATTGCGCAAGGAGCATTTTGTCTGGGCCGAGGCGCAATGCTTCAGCGCCCATGAGCAAACGCCGCTGCCACTGGCGATGTTCAACAGTGATTGTTTCTGCCGCTTATGGGCCTGTAATGCGCTGGACGCCATGGGGCGCGATTACCGCGTGGCGTACAACAGCGACAGCCTGTCGGCGATCATGGCGGTGGTCAGCGCCGGACTGGCTGTCACCGCGCAACTCGAAAGCCTGATCACGCCCGACATGCGCATTCTCGGTGAGGCCGAGGACCTGCCGATTCTGCCAGAGGCTAGCATCATGCTGGTGCGCAACCTGCACAACCCGTCGCCGATCACTGAGTGCCTGGCCGAACACATCGTCGAAGGCTTCAAACTTTAAGGGCGAGCATCACCGCGCAGAGCACCAGGAACCCACAGAACAACCCGCGCAACAGTCGCTCCGGCAGTGCGTGAGCGATCCTCACGCCCCAGCTGATGCTCATCAGGCCACCGACCGCCAAGGGCAGGCCGATCATCCAGTCCACCTGATGGTGCACCGCGTAAGTCACCAGCGTGACACCCGTGCTCGGCAGTGCCAGCGCCAGCGACAAACCCTGCGCAACCACCTGACTGGTGCCGAACAGACTGGTCAGCACCGGCGTTGCCACCACCGCCCCGCCCACGCCAAATAACCCGCCCATGGTGCCGGAGGCAGCACCGAGCACGCCCAGCCATGGCCATGAGTAATTCATCTGCGCAGATGCCGGCGCGTTGGCGGCGAACATTCGCACCAGGTTGTAGGCCGACAGGGCAATCAGGAACGCGACAAATCCCACGCGCATGGTTTGCGCATCAATGCCCACCGCCCAGATCGAACCGATCCAGGCAAAACAGAACCCCATCGAGGCCAATGGCAGCGCGTGGCGCAATTCAATGCGATTACGCTGGTGATAACGCCACAGCGCCAGCATCACGTTGGGTACCACCATGACCAGCGCCGTGCCCTGGGCAATTTGCTGATCAAGGCCGAACAACAGGCCCAACAGCGGGATCGCAATCAAACCACCGCCAATGCCGAATAACCCACCGAGGGTTCCCAGGGCGGCGCCAAACACCAGGTACATCAAAAACTCAATCACAGGCGATTTTCCCTTCACGTCAGGCTATTCATCCTACGCAGTCGACGCTGGCGGGGAAACGCACAGCAACGCACAATGGCTTTGCCAACTTCGCACAAGCGCTGACAACACCATGAACCCCAATCAATTGACCGAACAACTGGATCTGTTCCTCGACGTGCTGGAAACCGGAAGTTTTTCCGCCGCGTCCCGCCGACACCCGCTGACTCCTTCGGCAGTGGCGCGGCGCATCGACAGCCTGGAAAACGCCGTCGGCAGCCAATTGTTTATTCGCAGCACCCACGCGGTGCGCGCAACCCCGGCAGGTCTGGCTTTTGCCGAACGCGCACGGCGTATCGTGGCTGAACTGCGGCTGGCTCGGGCTGAGGCGGTATCCTTGAGCAGCGCACCGGAAGGCTTGATTCGGATCGATGCACCGGCAGCGTTCGGACGGCGGCATCTGGCGCCAGTGATTGCCGACTTTCTGATGCTCTACCCCGGCCTCGACGTGCAACTGCACCTGATCGACAGCTTCGTCGACATGCAGGGTTTGAATCTGGGCAAGGTCGATCTGGTGCTGCGCGCCGGGCAAATGGCCGATACCCGGCTGGTGGCCACGCCGCTGGCGAGCATGGTGCGCATTGCCTGTGCCAGCCCTGAGTATTTGCAACGGCGTGGTGTGCCGACCGATCCGGCACAGCTGATTGAGCATGATGGCCTCGACTGGGATGGCCTGGCCCCGCCGTTCGCCTGGCGTTTCGAGCGGGACGGGCAGATGCACTTGCACCGCCCGGCGCGCATCCGCATGAGTGCCAACAATGCCGAGGCGCTGGTCTGCGGTGCATTGGCCGGGCTGGGTATCGCCCACTTGCCAACCTGGTTGACCAGCGAATACCTGTTACGCGGTGAACTGCATCCGCTGTTCTGCGAACACGGCCTGCCACCACCGGAAACGACCGGCATTTATGCCTTGCGCCTTGAGCAACAACCCAATCCCCGCAGTCGCTTGTTGCTGGAATACCTGAAAACCCGCTTCAGCCCAATCCCGCCGTGGGATCTGGCGCTGCAAAGTACCCTCGACCGGCACTAGGCTAGAATTGTCTGGTGCATTAAAGATTCGCCCGCTAGATTTATGACGATCACTGATCAAGGCTTCGAAATGACCACCGAGCGCAACACCCCCGATAACTGCGATGACCTGCTGCTGGATAATCAGGCCTGCTTCGCCCTGCACTCCACCTCGCTGCTGATGACCAAGGTTTATAAGCCGCTCTTGCAAGCGCTGGGCCTGACCTATCCGCAATACCTGGCGATGATGGTGTTGTGGGAACAGGACGGTTTGACCGTAGGCGAAATCAGCACGCGCCTGCTGACTGATCCTGGCTCATTGACGCCGTTGCTTAAACGCCTGGAAGTCGAAGGTTTACTCAGC
It encodes:
- a CDS encoding winged helix-turn-helix domain-containing protein; the protein is MPATLSFSIKQARRLALAAQGFNGRQPPAAIKPVQLNRLIERLGILQIDSVNALVRSHYLPLFSRLGNYSSDLLDQAAWSSGRRRTLFEYWGHEASLLPLSMYPLMRWRMLRATRGEDIYQQLARFGQERQDTIRRVLASVQELGALGAGSLSTRQERAGPWWDWSAEKHALEWLFAAGEVTVAGRRGFERLYDLPERVIPSAILAQPLLSEAEALRGLLLHAASALGVATEKDLRDYFRLSPGDARPRLAELVEAGELFSCEVQGWRQPAYCLPEPKVPRKVEASALLSPFDSLIWERSRTERLFDFRYRLEIYTPQDKRVYGYYVLPFLHNERIAARVDLRAERALGRLAVHAVHEEEPGLDEEGMLALAVNLRRMADWLGLERVQLNCPRASAGRLRVALASIGGD
- a CDS encoding DUF1127 domain-containing protein, coding for MKGQKGYVDVEKHSVHLISDLLHKFNRWYELHREREMLAGMSDEALKDIGLSRADVEHEAIRPFWDDPMHK
- a CDS encoding LysR substrate-binding domain-containing protein, producing the protein MSAYPSIDTEVLRTFVAIADQGGFTRAGELVNRTQSAVSMQMKRLEEDVLQRQLFQRDGRQVRLTAEGQVLLGYARRILKLHSEVFNTLREPHMVGMVRIGTPDDYVMRFLPGILRRFAQTYPLIQIEVHCESSKQLLLRQDLDLTIVTREPGNEIGQLLRKEHFVWAEAQCFSAHEQTPLPLAMFNSDCFCRLWACNALDAMGRDYRVAYNSDSLSAIMAVVSAGLAVTAQLESLITPDMRILGEAEDLPILPEASIMLVRNLHNPSPITECLAEHIVEGFKL
- a CDS encoding sulfite exporter TauE/SafE family protein → MIEFLMYLVFGAALGTLGGLFGIGGGLIAIPLLGLLFGLDQQIAQGTALVMVVPNVMLALWRYHQRNRIELRHALPLASMGFCFAWIGSIWAVGIDAQTMRVGFVAFLIALSAYNLVRMFAANAPASAQMNYSWPWLGVLGAASGTMGGLFGVGGAVVATPVLTSLFGTSQVVAQGLSLALALPSTGVTLVTYAVHHQVDWMIGLPLAVGGLMSISWGVRIAHALPERLLRGLFCGFLVLCAVMLALKV
- a CDS encoding LysR family transcriptional regulator produces the protein MNPNQLTEQLDLFLDVLETGSFSAASRRHPLTPSAVARRIDSLENAVGSQLFIRSTHAVRATPAGLAFAERARRIVAELRLARAEAVSLSSAPEGLIRIDAPAAFGRRHLAPVIADFLMLYPGLDVQLHLIDSFVDMQGLNLGKVDLVLRAGQMADTRLVATPLASMVRIACASPEYLQRRGVPTDPAQLIEHDGLDWDGLAPPFAWRFERDGQMHLHRPARIRMSANNAEALVCGALAGLGIAHLPTWLTSEYLLRGELHPLFCEHGLPPPETTGIYALRLEQQPNPRSRLLLEYLKTRFSPIPPWDLALQSTLDRH
- a CDS encoding MarR family winged helix-turn-helix transcriptional regulator, whose product is MTTERNTPDNCDDLLLDNQACFALHSTSLLMTKVYKPLLQALGLTYPQYLAMMVLWEQDGLTVGEISTRLLTDPGSLTPLLKRLEVEGLLSRTRSREDERVVIVELTEQGRALRERARGIPQCILGASGMTLERLQKLQAELQTLRSNLQGSL